The Leptospira stimsonii nucleotide sequence TTTTAGCGATTATCAAGTAAAGCATGTTATGGACTTTTCCAAGGAGAAAAATAATCTACCGCAAGATGCATCCGTCGTATATTACGAGATTACTTATACACTTACAACCGCAAAACTTCTTAGATACGTGATGAATTTTTTCTTCGTGTATTCTCTTGGAATTATTCCAACAGGATATGGTTGGAATATTACGACAGATATTACGCTTTTTGAAAAGCAACGAATGATGAAGAAACAAAGGTTTGAGAGTTACGGAACGGAAGTTGCTGAGTTATTTTTCCTATTTGCGTTACCGTTTAAGGAGGCTACTTCATTTCCACTAACATCCTTGACAAATAATTTTATTGTAACTTCTTCCGGTGAAAATTTAATTCCTTTAGTGAAGTAGATCCCGGTAGTTTGCATATAAATTACTTTTACTTTGTCTGCGCGTTGTAATTTATTAACGAAAAAAAATCGGATAAGCAACCAATCTTATTCAATTTTACTATTTATAAGTTCCAAGGCGAAAGATTATTTCGATTTCGATAGAAAAAAATCCAGGGATTTGAGTCGTTTTGCGTCTTCCTTTTCGAGGAGAATTCTATGTTTCATTTTTTGAACCGAATCGGATCACTTGACGCGGAAAAAAATAAAATGTCCGAAGTTATAGAAACGGCGGACGGAGGATGGGAAGGAGCCATTTTAGTTTGCTCGCAGTGCGCGGCGAAAATTCCGGGGGAAAGTTTTTTAGGAAAGAGCAGGATCAAAAACGAACTAAAACTCTCATCCGATCCGAAAAAATAGCCGGAGTACGAGTTCTCGAAGTTTCCTGCTTGAACGTTTGCGAAAAAGATAAAATCGCGATTACGAATACGCTTTCCTCCGAACCCGGTAAGAAAATCGCGATGGCGCCTGCAAAAACTTCCGCAAAAAGAATTCTAAATTTTTTTGAGATCGAAAGAGATTACCCGAGTTTTTGAATTTCAAGGGTTATCTCTCTGTGGATTTCTGTCCGTTTCTCAATGTACGTTAAATTTCTGATTCAAAAATCATAATTTACGAATGTATCATTCTGAGACTGCTCGGTATTTATCGAATCTTAGCGCCTTCCTGAATTCCTTCTCCCGGGTATAAGATGACTTCGTCTCCTTCTTTCAATCCGTCTGTGATCAAAGCGTTTTCTCCGCTTCTGGCTTCCAACTTGACCTTGGATTTCCTCGCTTTATTTTTCAGGACCTGAAAGACGAACCAGTCCTCTCCCTCTCGAAACAATGCGGCGGTCGGCGCGATGATTTGATTTTCTTTTTTTTCACTTATGATTTTACAACGAACTTGAAATCCTTCCCCCATTTCGGACGGCGGAACGAAATCCACAATCGCTCTGACTCTTTGTTCTTCCACGCCAAGGGAGGAGATTTTTGTAAAAGCGGCAGGCTCGACCAAACGCAATTTTCCTTCCAATTTCCCGCCGCCCCAGCCTTCGATTTCGACCGGATTTCCGGGATGAAGATGAACCGCTTCCTGCGTTAAAACTTCTGCGGCGATTTCCAAACGATCCGTATTACCGACTTCGAGAAGAGGTGTTCCCATTTCGATCGGTCCTTCGCTTTCTCTGATCACCTTGAGCACCTTACCCGTGATAGGCGAATTTACGGTTCGATCATAGTCCCACTTTACGATCGCGAGAGTTTCTCCTTTGCTCACGGATTCTCCTGCGTGTTTATGGATTCTTTTTAAGATTCCACTCACGGGTGAGAAGATCGTAAATTTTTCCTGG carries:
- a CDS encoding efflux RND transporter periplasmic adaptor subunit, which produces MNWKEDWKSVASNRKFKIGIGLGILVFVLWFLLRPKPVVSETAKVIRGTYQQIVEEEGITRVQEKFTIFSPVSGILKRIHKHAGESVSKGETLAIVKWDYDRTVNSPITGKVLKVIRESEGPIEMGTPLLEVGNTDRLEIAAEVLTQEAVHLHPGNPVEIEGWGGGKLEGKLRLVEPAAFTKISSLGVEEQRVRAIVDFVPPSEMGEGFQVRCKIISEKKENQIIAPTAALFREGEDWFVFQVLKNKARKSKVKLEARSGENALITDGLKEGDEVILYPGEGIQEGAKIR